TCCGGGCAAAGCAGCTAATGCAGGTGAGTATCAAACACTGCCGTGCTCACCACACGTAGGAGGAGTGCTAGTCAGCGGACTTGAGATGTCGCAAAACAGTCAACGAGTTAGGTGGACGCGCGAGGAAGTTGACACGCAGTTGCGCAACACCATGCAAAAAATATATGTCCAGTGTAAGGATGCTTGCATGCAGTACAATGTAGAAAACGACATAGTGGCAGGGGCCAATATTGCAGGGTTCCTCAGGGTCGCAAATGCCTTCATTGAACAGGGCTACAATTAAACATCGATGGTGTAGTAATTCAACAGTCCAAGAATGATATTTTGAATGTTCCAACGTCTAATAAACGCGGTAAATACCGCCTGATGCCATATGCTGAAAAAATGCTTCGAAGGCAGCGACCATGGCTGGATTATCAGAGTGAAACACATCTCTTATGAACGGCATATATGGCAGAATTTTTGAATTGTAATGTAAATGATTTACATAGCTGCAACCTTTATTAAGTACATCCGATAAGCGGTCACTCTAGCTGTTTTTTGTTCGCAGTTTAGAGTGTACGATGACTACGTAACTACAGCCAATTTTCGGCTCTTCAGGGCTATCTACTCACGATGGTAGTATTGACTGCCGGTTCCACGTCGTACTGTTGTTGATCATAACTAGTCTTATCCATGCTGTTATCCGTGCTGCTATCCAGCTGGGGCAAGAGTATCACTCATGGTCCCGCGATGACTCCTATCAACCGTCCCACATTGGACAGGTTATCAGTTGGCAACATGGCAACTAGACGATCTCTCTTATCTTAGACTACCTCACCGAAGGACCATGCCACACCAACTCCTAAGCAATACACTTGACACATTGTCCAAGTTGTAGTGGAGACCACTGACCcgtacatgcaaggctgcggcgtcaCATACGCATCAGatgagttgttcaagccTGAGACTCCCAAACTCTACGACTCTTATGGACAACGTAAATCTGGTTGCAAAATAGACATTCAGGCTGCGGGCGAGGCAgcattctactgcccagcaccgtacgtcctggatccacccaactgcttcgaaGAAGTATTAATGGGGGGTATAATCATGAATGTGAAAGATATAAGCAAGTCGCTGATTGCGTCAGCATCTAATCACTTTGTTATCCTGCGGTTCGACAGTGAACTCATAGGATCCGGGGAGACCCTGCGCCAGAAACCTCCATTGGAGTGCCAGTGCGTCACCGACAAAGGCATCGTCCTCTCCACTATCCAAATCGAGAATTACTACTCCAACGAATGAGTATCTCAGATTTGGTAACTCGTTTGTCAATCACAGAGTTTAATCGTCATAGTCCATGTTGTTCGCTCTGCTGGTTTGTGTATTCAGTGAGAGCATTGCTTTGGGTAGAGTGTTGCAATTGTAATTACCAGTCTAACGACATGTTCTGGTGTTGTCGTGGCTTTTTGTAACTAGTGTGAACGGCCGTGGACCCTGCGAAGACTGTGCTGTGGAATTACTTGTCACAACCACTTAGTTGGGCGTTATCTACCGCAGGCATGAGGAAGATGCAACTTGGAGATTTgcatcgctgctcgcaATTTGACGCCTTGGCGATGCCATAAACACGCAACAAAGAGTAGAATACGGCACCTACAATGGGACTTCACTGAGGTCCCCAATTTGGATGAGCAACCACTGCGGCGGTGcctgagcacgttggtcgaccTCTGGGAGTGGGTGGATAGACCGTCTGGATTTAACCCTATATGGGCGAATATATGTCTATTGGTGGCCTTTGTCTAACTGGATTACGAAGTCACAGGCATTTATTGTCAGCATCGTCATAAGTTTCGAGGTCGTAACCCCAGACTGCACCCTAGCAGACGCTTTGAGGGGCGCCCCCGCAAACATGGCTACCCACTTATTAGTTACCACGAAAGAGTGGCAACGCGAGTGCGCACAATGCCAGTCTAAGTCGGGTATTCACACTCTTCACAGTTTGAGTGGAAgtgactgcaatttggagATTATGCTGGCACCATAACCAGTCAATAGTTTAGTTAACCGTGATTAGCAAGCACGTGCAGGAGCATCCAGCATTGAAAGCACCATTAAGAGAGCGCACCTTGAGAGCAGCCGAGTTGTGTATCTATCCTTGAACACGGTACTTTGAGGTTCAGGTACACTGCTAATTTTTCTCCGCCGCACTGCTTTTGAATCCGTCACGTGCAAGATGGCGGTGTCAGCAGCAGAGAATGAACAAACCTATCAGGCAGTGAGTGATTATACGGGCTGCAATGGTCATGCGAAACACGACGAGGATGGGAATGAGGGAATGCTGATGGATATTAGCGAAATGAAGGCAACGCTGAAGGATATTAGGGAAATGATGGAGTCGCTAAAGGATATGAGGGAAATGAAGGCAACGCTGAAGGATATGAGGGAAATGATGAAATCGCTGAACGATAAGAAGGAAACGAAGGAGATAGCTGAGACGATGAAATCGTTACTAGACTTGTTGCAGCGTGGCGCGTTACACAAAGAGGTCGTTGCTCCATGCGTGTTGAAAACGCCACATTCGGATGGTGGCACAGGGACCTCACCGTCCGGTGGCGGTCAACAGCAGTTGTGTTCTGCTCCTCCGCAATCACAACATGCCAGTTCACAAGCTCAGTCGGTAAACATACCCGAAACTTGTGTGGTTAAAAAATCGCCTAATTTAACGGCCCATCAACAAGTGGTGTACAATTCGCTGATCTATGTCCCtcgcaacttcaaggaggctgttgactggttgattgCCGTGAGGGGAGATGATGGAATGAAGCACTTGAAGGCTTTGGGCGCAGCGCTTTACGATTTTTACGCACACATGTCAGGTAGATTCACAGAGGTGTCAGATCTAGATAAAGTCATACGCGTTTCTAGAGAGTTCTTAGAGCAAGAGAAGCTTAAAAAGCGTCGATCCGTTAAGCGTATTCTGATCAAACTAAATGATCGTTTGCGTAAAACACCCGATCAGCTAGCTAAGGACATTGGCTCCGCAGACGATACGGAGAAAGAGAAGTACTTACAAACCAAGGGTCTCACTGCTGACACCATCGCAGAAAAGCTATGTTGCGTCGTGGATGCATGTGCGGAGTTCCTGGGAAGAATAAAGAACCGCAGTCACTAcaagtctgcttacagtccGCAGGCGACGTCGGATGCGTCATTTTCGGCTCATCCGGAAACTGGCGTAGTAATCttcgtgggtattgcgccaATGTTATGCGCAAGCATATTGGCTTTGGAGATGGCTAGTTTTCGTGCGGTACTCAGACTGCCGCCGTTTATTGCGTATAAGCGTATGCAGGAGTTGATACAAGCCCTGGGTTACGTAGAGCCAGAATGCCGCGCTGGCATGACGGCTTCGTATGTCGTAGATGCTTTGGGCGATTTTGAATCAGAGACAACTGACTTCATATACCGCCTCGCTGGATTCTGGGCGTTCTACTGAGTAGGGCATTTAATAGCTGAATAAGCCGCCACGTGTTGCTTCTGAGCCCGCAGCACCAGTGAGTTGGCATCTCTTCACCACTCACGAAACATCCCAAGTTTTTGAAATGCAGTCGTAGCGAGCTTTGTGAATACAGTCTTCATCCACTGCACTGGCGCGGAAAACAACTATGGGCGTCTCGCGAATCGAGCTCGTGAGGCAATTAGACCTGCGTTCATGCAGCTCCATACAACGAAATGTCTGCATACCCGACTCCATGTGGCAACCGACAGTTCAACAACCACGCTGAtcactcctccacatccccTTGGGCGAACGAGATATCAATAACGCTTTGCAAATAATGCCGTGATACACGTCACGTGAATGCGAAACGCCTTTTCACTTCAAGGCGCATTAACACATAGTTATATCATCAATGGACAGCTTAATATTTGGTTTTGGTAACTTTCATGAATCTACATGCTGACATTTCTTGTAGAAAATGCAGGGATGGTGTTACTGCTTATCGATGTGAAGATTGCGTTTTTGAGCTCTGTATAGCCCGCTTGCCATAACAAGTAATGTAGTGCTAAACGGCAGGTCAAGTGGGCAATAGCAGTGATGGCGATTACATTCGGCAACAGAACAACATGGCACCCTCAACCAGTATCAGAGTGAGGCGGTGGCTCCGCTGAACCGAAAAACAGCCCTAGGCACATatccacatagcacacgaTAAAATGAGAGAACATAATAAATGAGTACCGTAAATATAACCTTTGTTTAAGGCCGGCAAGCTTCATCTCTTGCAAGGGCATTTTCGTACGCCAGTCCTGACGTGCCTTTCCATTTAAAGAGCGCTTTTTATAGGTTCTTGTATAGCACcaaagcacctgaccagtATCTGTTTACTTAGAGTTCAGAAACAACGTGGAATACACCATTCGACAAAGTCACTGAAGTGCTTGCAGTCATTTTGGGGGATTGCGCCAATGCTATACGTGGGCATAGCATTTTTCGGGAGGCGTCAATGTCTAGGGTGCATAGGTGGTTGAATTCTAAGGAGTGTAAGCGTATGCAAGAGACGTAAAAAATGTTTGGGTTACATAGAGCCGGAATACTGCGCTGGCGTGACATTCACATTTCATCCTGCGCTTGGTTATTTGCATTACCATGTATTTGGGACATCTTACGGCCACTCGGAACCAGAGGACTACTATTGATGAGAGGGGAGTTGCATGTGAACTGTAAATGCAGTTTGACCGCGATGTTGCGTACGGTCTCCGAATAAGTTCGCATCACTGGAATGCACTGAGATGGACGCGGAGCGCTACAGTGGGTTCTGTTTCAGTTTCATAGTGTAGGCAAACTAACATTACGTGAAATCGTACGGCCTCGAATGATATCCAATAGTAATTTAGTGTTTAAATCGTCGTTCATGCTTCCACGTCGGCAGTATGTATGCACCCTGCCAAGTAAGTTCCAACAGTTTGCCCACACTCCGCATCTCCACTCTAAAACTGCCGTTGAGTTTCACATAGGTCGGAGCGTTCTCGTTGGCGTGGAATATTGTCAGCATAATGTAGCTGGTTCATTCGACGCCTACAACGAATTAATCCACACATCCCATTACGGGAAAACCATAGGATAGGATAAATTCATAGCTAACTATATCGTAGTAGAAGTGCTACTCGTACTACATTAGTTTGGTGGGAAGGTAATAGGACGATTTTTGGAGTCCTAAAATTTGCTTTGGTGGGCTAACACGGGACTTGCGTATTGGCGTTTCCCGGTGAACAAAACCTAGTGACTTCATTTGGAGGGGATTCGCCTCTTGTGTTTACACAATATGAGATTGATGAACATGGCACATAGCGAGTATTGAATGGCGGTGTCAGACACTTCTGTGTTgagccgcagctggaggTGCGCTCGCCTGCGCATGGCGAATGCGCTTATTGTGCTTCAACGAATTCAGCACTGACATCAGGTCGTCGTCGTGAACTCCCATGGTCGCAAGCGATCGCATCTGTCAACCGTTAAACAAGGCCTTGCTAACTCACAATTGCCGTAATGTGGGTATACGATAAGCGGTCCAGGATGAGAATGTTGCGCTTTACGAGCCCCAAAACCGCTTGCGCGCTCTGCATGAATGCGCAATCTCCCAGTGCTTCCACGACCTTTGCCATCTGCAGCCGACCGTTTGCGCAATTTGAAGCAAATCACCAACCGAAAAGGCCGAAAACTGTAGGCGTGTTTCCCCCAGGCGCATTGTCAGACCCTCCAACATCTCCTGACATAACCTTGACAGCTCCTGCCTAGTTCCTTCGCCGTCACGCATCGCGTAATTGCGGATCCGCGAGAATGCCAAGGCCAGGTTTGCAATTTCGTCTGGCTCGTAGGTAGACAGGTTGGAAAGGCAGCCCTTTGCTAAGATGACACATACGCGGTGGCTCAACTCACCTTGGCCAGATGCACGAGTAGCTCGTCACTTTGCAGGATGTTGCCCTTCACCAGCGAATACACCAAGGAGACGTAGGTCGTGGGCTGGGGCAGGTCAGCACCCGTTGGGCCATGCGCGGCCACACCGGACCTCTGGCGCTCCAAGTCGTCGAACAGCTGAACAAAGCGTTGACAGAATTTGGCGGTCGTTGCTTGGTCGCGGATTTCGCCCTTGGTGTAAGCGTGGAAAATCATCGTCAGGCCCTGCCACGAATACGTGTCCAGATGCTGCGCGAGTTTGGGGAGCCCGCATCAAACGTCTCACCTCAGTGCACTTGCGCCAGATGAAGCGGTTGTTGCGCGACCGGTAGCCCAGTTTGTTGAACGCGTGAATCATCATTGCGATTTGACGGCCGTCGTAGGCATCGATGCCGAAGACGAAGCTGTCATCAATGACCTCGAGCAGATCCTCGTGGCACAGACACGACATTGCGAACGCATTGGCTACGACGCAGACATGCCTGTTGGTCAGCTGGTGGCGCTGGGTCACAATCTCCTCCGCCAGGCGGGTGAAAAGTTCTATGTACCCCGCTGCCTCCGCACTGCCGAACTTCGAATACGCGTTGCTCAACGATACCAACGTGTCGACGCTGTAGCCTGGGCACGACTCCATGATGCGCTCACGCAGGAAGTCAAACAGCTTCTTGTCCAGCATCCCTTTTCGAGAAAGGCCATTCGCAAAAAAATGGACCACCTCCTCGGTCCACAGGGCAGCGTCAGATTCCGGTATATGGCGGTTGAACAAAGAGTCACGGACTGACGATAGCACCCCGCCCACGTCACAAGGTAGACGCGATATTGTGTTGGTCAGCCGCGCGAGGCTGCCCAGGTTGAACCGATCCATGTGAGCGCGCACCTGTGCCAACAACCGCCGCAGCAACCGTTCCGTCTCCTCCATTCTGGTCCGCCACTGGGAAGCGCCGCTGCCCGCATAGCCTTCTGCCAGCGTGCtcagcgccgataccgccgCGTACGGGCTGAACGCCTGGCCCCGCTGCAGCATGCGCTCGATCAACGCCCGCTGTAGCGCGTAGTCGCGATACTCCATCTTCTGGAAGCAGCGGAGCACGATGCCGCACTCGCACGCGAGCAGCTTGTCCATCAGTTCCGCCGTGCCGTCAGCGACGGACGACATGAACTGGCTTCGCTCAACGTCCCACCCCCTGCAAGACGTATCTAACGCCGCCATCGATAACTACCTAGTGCGAGATCGCCTCGTCACGCAatggcgcagcagcgacgATAGAAGGTAGTCCCGCGGGTCGCTGCTGTAGCGCTGCGAGGCCTCCGCAAACTGCTCCGGCATGTGGACCAGGCGGTCGCGGAAGACGCGATCGTTGCGTTCTTGCCAGTCTTCCACCATGTCAAACGGCACCCGTTCAGCTATCTGCGCCGGTTTGGGCCGCGATTGTGTCTACAACCCACCTGGCTCTGCAATGCGCGCTCCTGGGCGGTGCTCGGCCTGTAGAGCTCGCCGAAAGCGAGCCCTGGCTGGGATGCCACGCATCGACGGCACCCTCCAAATGCTGTGAAGCAGCTGACGTAGAATCCCGCGCCGTGCAGGCAGCGGAGCGAACGCGCCGAGCCGGAGCCCAGAAGGCCACCGGCGACGCGCGCCGCCGACAACGCTAACATCGATAAGCTACATAGAAGGACATTCTAACAACGAGTTAAGCGACGGAGTCGTCCCGCGCCGGCGCtaaattacaaatgtgcgCTGCAGACTCGACACGCGGTCGCCCAGACTGAGCGCCACAGACTGAACACAAGGTTAGAAATAGCAGCGCGCAACGTACCTCGGTCCTCGAGCGGATCTTGAAGCAGCCCGAGTAGAGCCCTTGCTTCTGCTTGACAACGCTCAAATTGGCCAGAGCCTCCTCTCCTGGAACGGGGTCACCAGCGAAGCAACGCAAACCTACCGTGGGGTGTGCTGCAGAACAAGTTCAGCGCGAAGAAGCTCGTGTCacccagcagcgccgcaaGTTCCGGCTGCACCTTGAGGTACTCCATGTACTTCGACAGGAACTCGGCCTGGCCGGCGGGGCCGGGCGCGCTCTTGAGGGTCGGCGGGGCCGCCGGACACACCACGGTCATGTGCGTCACCTGCAGCAGACCGCGCAGCAGGTCCAGAGGGTCGGCCTTCGAGGGGTGGATCTGGATCTTGTGCTCCCACTCGAATTCAGTCCAGTAGGTGCGGAACAGCGAGGGGGAGATGAAGCTGGGCTGCACGTAGTCGTACATGCAAACGCTCATGGGGTTGAACGGCAGGCACTCCTGGATACCGGACTTCTCTTTGTCGAAGTACACGTGGCCGTAGATCACGTCGTTCAGGCTGCGCTTCAGCTTGAAGTTGACCTGGAGAACCCTGCTCTCGCCGGGGCCCAAGGTGATGATGGGGATGCTGGACGACATCTCCAGGCGGTCGTTCGCGCACAGCTCCACGCGGATGTTCTGCAGAATCACCTCAGTGGTGTTGCGCAGGTACAGGGTGAGGTAGAGCCTAGTGGTGATCACGTTCAAGGTGGTCTCGATGTACAGCGCGTCCATCAACGAGGTGAACTGGTGGACGGCGCCGAGGTTACGCTTGTCGGCGTCTTTAGTTCGCACCTTGTAGATGGAATTGCCGGTGCTGAGCAGCTTGTCAATCTCGTAGTTGTCACCGGGATTGGCGCCGCCCACCTCCGACTCGTCCTCGATGGACCATTCGTCCTCGCCCACCTCGCCGAACAGAACGCTGTAACTGATGCGCTCATCAACGTCGCTCTTCGGCTCCAGGGGCATGCTCGACTGAGCCGGCGACCACTTCCTGCACGAAGCCGATATGTACTCCTGGACGAGGGGGCGATATTTATCGCGCTCCTTCAGAAGGCCGAGGCAGAGCTTCAGGATGGTGCGCAGACGGCGCTGGGAGTAGACCGACGCGTATTGAGGCCGGCCGACCAGCCGCACGAGGTTGGCGACCACGAGGGTTGCCTTCGCGATGCAGTCCGTATCGTTGCAGGCGAAAGAGAGCTTCAGCAagcactgcgccaccgAGCAGTACAGCAGGGGGTCGCAGGTATCCACAAGCATGTCTCGCAACGTGGTGGCAGTGGGGGTGCTGGCCTTCTTGTCGGACAGTTGTGCGCCGTAAGTTCCGTCCTGCAGAACCACGGTGTGCGTCGCCACACCACTGTCGTCCTGGCCGTCGCCTAGCCCAATGCTGCCGCTGGTGCCCGCGCGATCAAGCGACCCCGCGGCGGAGTCGGAGCCAGTAGCTACCACAAACGGATACGgcgacagcagctcgtAGATCTTGTTGCAGCAGTGCGAGGCAAGCTGCTCCGAGCCGGCGTACTCCCCGATGACCCAGAAGCAAACCGACAGGACGCTGGAGTGGGGAATCAGGTCTATGAAAGTGAGCAGCTTCACGATGGTCTCCTCACGCAGCTGGGGAAGCAGCTCCGTCAGCTGCTTGAAGAACATGGCGCAATCCTCGGCGGTCTCCGCATGGCGATGGCTGAGATAGCCCAGCAACATGTCATACACGATCCCGCTACGCTCCGGGTAGAGACCGCATGTGTAGTGAATGGCCTTGATCAGCGTGATGCGGTATTGGGCAATCTGACGCTGGCTGTAAGTCGCGATGTCCTCCGCGGTGGTGAACGCCTTCTTGAAGCTCTGCAAAAGCGCGTCCGCGTTCTGGCGGGTGACCGAACGCAGCGCCAGAGATAGTAGGCCCATGGTGATGTGACGGCTGGAACCGCTCAGAGCACGCACAAGGTCCATCACGTGCTCCTCAAGCACGTTAGGCACGTCACCCAGAGACGACGAACGGGCGTGCAGCGTGTTCAGCTTCTCAATGACCAGCATCTTCACATTAAGGTCGGACTCGTCCAGCAACACCTTGATCAAAGCGCTCGCCGCGGCGCGGCGGGCCTCCACGGGCGTCGACTTCATCCGGCAGATGATGTGGGCGCCCTCCATGCGGACGTCGTTGTCAGGGCTGTTCTCCATCAACATCAGCGTCACGCGCATCATCAAGGAATGGACGCGGCTGTCTAACGAATACAGCCAGAAGAAGGACGAGAGCACCTCCAGGTGGAAGCGAGCGGGGAAGGAGAGCATGGTGCCCTCCACCCCGAGCAGGTACTGCACGGCCAGCGAGGGGTCGCAGAGACGCAGCAGGTTGAACGCCTGCGCCTTCACGGACGCTCCGCTGTTGCCGAGCAGCAGGCGCTCAGTGTCCTCGGTGGAGGAGAGCACGCACTCAGTGCCGAAGCGCTCCGCGATTTTCGACAAACACAACAACGCATTGCGATGGACGTACGGATCCGGGTGCTTCAGGTTGTCCACGATGGCCGGCAGCATCGGGCCGACAATGTTCCAGTGGCGCAGCTTCGAGACCAGGCGCATCGCAGAACCGCGCACGTATTCGTTGGGGGAGCACAGGTCGTTGCGCAGCGCGTTGCAGACAAGAATGCTCTCCTCGCGCACGGTGCCGTCGGCCGTGCAGAAGTCGAAGATCTGGAAGAACAGGTGCACCAGCTTCTTCAGGCGGTGGTCGTTGCTCGGGAGCACGAACCGGATGATGCTCAtcagcagcgacgacacATCCTCGCCTTTGAGCATATCTGCGCAAAAGTCGGCAACCAACACACCGAAAACCTACGCAAAATGGTTTGCTCGAGCGCCGCGATTTTCTTAGCGCTGTTCGAGTCCTCCAGCTTCGTCCGTATCGACGCCAGCGTCCGGTCCGACACGCCGTCCAGGTCCAAGAAGATCGGACAGGGCGCGTCTGAGTCCGAACATACCTTCCCGAGAGCCATCGTCCCACGCAATTCAGACTGAGCCACCGCGTGATACGCCGCGACTCCGTGCTCGGGGGCGGCACACCCACACACTACGCCGGGGGCACACTGCAGCGACGCCGCGCCGGCAGAAGGATCCAGGCTAGGACGCCAAAAGGTCCTCGTTTGCGGTGTAGGTGCTTCAAGGGCCTACACCCGTGTCGCGCCGCGCTGGAGCACTCGGTCAGCCAAAGGGACGCTGAAGCATGGACTACGCCGTTTACGCCGTGCTGGCCACGGGTGTCGTGATTACGCTGGGCATATTCACCAAAACCGCTCTCTGGAACCACTACGGGGAGCGTGTGCTGTCACTGCCGCACCCGTTCCTGGCGAGACTCGGTGTACGACGCGAAACCACGGAGTGGCTGGTCGGACTGTGCTGCGTGCTCCTGTCGCTCAACCACGCCGCCA
This sequence is a window from Babesia bigemina genome assembly Bbig001, chromosome : I. Protein-coding genes within it:
- a CDS encoding coatamer beta subunit, putative produces the protein MALGKVCSDSDAPCPIFLDLDGVSDRTLASIRTKLEDSNSAKKIAALEQTILHMLKGEDVSSLLMSIIRFVLPSNDHRLKKLVHLFFQIFDFCTADGTVREESILVCNALRNDLCSPNEYVRGSAMRLVSKLRHWNIVGPMLPAIVDNLKHPDPYVHRNALLCLSKIAERFGTECVLSSTEDTERLLLGNSGASVKAQAFNLLRLCDPSLAVQYLLGVEGTMLSFPARFHLEVLSSFFWLYSLDSRVHSLMMRVTLMLMENSPDNDVRMEGAHIICRMKSTPVEARRAAASALIKVLLDESDLNVKMLVIEKLNTLHARSSSLGDVPNVLEEHVMDLVRALSGSSRHITMGLLSLALRSVTRQNADALLQSFKKAFTTAEDIATYSQRQIAQYRITLIKAIHYTCGLYPERSGIVYDMLLGYLSHRHAETAEDCAMFFKQLTELLPQLREETIVKLLTFIDLIPHSSVLSVCFWVIGEYAGSEQLASHCCNKIYELLSPYPFVVATGSDSAAGSLDRAGTSGSIGLGDGQDDSGVATHTVVLQDGTYGAQLSDKKASTPTATTLRDMLVDTCDPLLYCSVAQCLLKLSFACNDTDCIAKATLVVANLVRLVGRPQYASVYSQRRLRTILKLCLGLLKERDKYRPLVQEYISASCRKWSPAQSSMPLEPKSDVDERISYSVLFGEVGEDEWSIEDESEVGGANPGDNYEIDKLLSTGNSIYKVRTKDADKRNLGAVHQFTSLMDALYIETTLNVITTRLYLTLYLRNTTEVILQNIRVELCANDRLEMSSSIPIITLGPGESRVLQVNFKLKRSLNDVIYGHVYFDKEKSGIQECLPFNPMSVCMYDYVQPSFISPSLFRTYWTEFEWEHKIQIHPSKADPLDLLRGLLQVTHMTVVCPAAPPTLKSAPGPAGQAEFLSKYMEYLKVQPELAALLGDTSFFALNLFCSTPHGEEALANLSVVKQKQGLYSGCFKIRSRTESVALSLGDRVSSLQRTFVI